A stretch of the Orcinus orca chromosome 1, mOrcOrc1.1, whole genome shotgun sequence genome encodes the following:
- the KLHDC9 gene encoding kelch domain-containing protein 9, with protein sequence MGPSEELAVLGLSEFNRLSRFLLTSHSSCRHGDNTNSWWLPRSPVSTVTGALRPSVCSGRAAAAAVVAGRRRSEAGGLRWGPGQASGRGVEAVPGKPAPPGRGAPGRRPRSPPLPGPMAGAVGATGGSGWTWRPVARDPLLARAFHSCTELRGRFYLVGGLLAGGAREPSSDMVVFDPAEGQAVRVGARGGPRRSHHDAAPVGGRWLCVVGGWDGSRRLATVSALDTERGVWEAWTAAPGSCSPAGLSSHTCTRLSDRELRVAGREGGTRTQRRYGSIYTLRLDPGARTYCYKEEGYHTVSRSGHCAALLQSPGPHPGHQLLLFGGCNSAEAEVAGHWSHGKIKEEPPAAPRLTEQLASLVSSGQGSQQGPRGLRHHSCSVVGPFAVLFGGETLTRARDTICNDLYIYDTRKSPSLWFHFPCADHGLKRVGHRTCLWNDQLYLVGGFGEDGRTASPQVCILDLFI encoded by the exons ATGGGTCCTTCTGAGGAACTGGCTGTCCTCGGACTTTCCGAATTTAACAGACTTTCAAGATTTTTACTGACCTCGCACAGCTCCTGTCGCCATGGTGACAACACTAATTCATGGTGGCTACCCAGGTCTCCTGTCTCCACGGTAACCGGTGCTTTGCGACCTTCAGTTTGCAGCGGTCGTGCTGCAGCCGCTGCAGTGGTTGCTGGGCGACGGCGGAGCGAAGCAGGTGGTTTGAGGTGGGGACCCGGACAGGCTTCCGGTAGGGGTGTAGAGGCGGTTCCGGGGAAGCCTGCGCCCCCAGGTAGGGGTGCTCCGGGCCGCCGGCCCCGCAGCCCGCCCCTCCCCGGGCCCATGGCCGGGGCGGTGGGTGCGACAGGGGGCTCAGGCTGGACTTGGCGGCCGGTGGCGCGGGATCCGCTGCTGGCGCGGGCCTTTCATTCATGCACCGAACTGCGGGGACGGTTCTATCTGGTGGGGGGTCTCCTAGCCGGAGGAGCGAGAGAGCCGAGCAGTGATATGGTGGTCTTCGATCCGGCTGAGGGCCAGGCCGTGCGGGTGGGGGCCCGGGGCGGCCCGAGGCGCAGCCACCACGACGCGGCGCCGGTGGGCGGGCGCTGGCTCTGTGTAGTGGGCGGCTGGGATGGGTCGCGCCGCCTGGCCACAGTAAGCGCCCTGGACACCGAGCGCGGTGTGTGGGAGGCGTGGACCGCCGCCCCCGGCAGCTGCTCCCCTGCCGGCCTCAGTAGTCACACCTGTACCCGCCTCTCCGACCGAGAGCTGCGGGTGGCAGGCAGGGAGGGCGGGACTCGCACTCAGCGTCGTTATGGAAGCATCTACACGTTAAGGCTGGACCCTGGCGCCCGCACCTATTG CTATAAGGAAGAAGGCTACCACACAGTCTCACGTTCAGGTCACTGCGCTGCCCTACTCCAAAGTCCTGGGCCCCACCCAGGTCACCAGCTATTGCTCTTTGGGGGCTGCAACTCAGCTGAAGCAGAAGTAGCTGGGCATTGGAGTCATGGGAAGATTAAG GAGGAACCACCTGCTGCCCCCCGTCTGACGGAACAGCTTGCAAGTCTCGTGAGCAGTGGGCAGGGGTCCCAGCAGGGGCCTCGAGGACTCCGGCATCACTCGTGTTCTGTGGTTGGGCCCTTTGCTGTGCTGTTTGGTGGAGAAACTCTGACTAGAGCCCGAGACACCATCTGCAATGACCTCTACATCTATGATACCC GAAAGTCTCCTTCTCTGTGGTTCCACTTCCCCTGTGCAGACCATGGACTAAAACGCGTGGGCCATCGGACCTGCCTTTGGAATGATCAGCTCTACCTGGTTGGGGGTTTTGGTGAGGATGGCAGGACAGCTAGTCCACAGGTTTGCATTCTGGACCTCTTTATCTGA